In the genome of Macadamia integrifolia cultivar HAES 741 unplaced genomic scaffold, SCU_Mint_v3 scaffold1910, whole genome shotgun sequence, one region contains:
- the LOC122065169 gene encoding uncharacterized protein LOC122065169, translating to MCYPHHTSLQSKDERKFLKQSFDGYSYKEFADLDLFRRCFYPHDWQYDEFYPKWERVLKSYIGEDGLGVPMLDRLWQHVLASTGGNQSDPSQLYKNAVGRVEIKARAVYIEEDIIKCSNEEFLQVMTEQGCFILQVALCSLGGPKPLGYPPDDPLFGEKRWNKEVIRFLVNRYIFSINNQISLVILEALMKQGFFQKVLKSGKWKRPNDLARMVLYDFLVEPMLEHQVKSQGNYMMRLHGLFHKRMMSRRWHQEQPITLRQALWLLLTGPGSSHGRGANHIEEGDYLYTNFPTVRGAMELQAAGISFKSEEGMGTRQIKFKKTMLGGYLYLPCICMEPHTMTLFQKVINDEVEFELDINRRSVSAYVSLMKELIRSRDEVKVLVTQGIIEVDPEYEQQLPDALLKLQTSEVGNSHHLVAVRRQICRNKNKA from the exons ATGTGCTATCCTCACCATACTTCATTGCAGTCAAAAGATGAACGAAAGTTCCTAAAACAAAGCTTTGATGGTTACTCCTATAAGGAATTTGCTGATTTAGATTTGTTTCGCAGATGCTTCTACCCTCATGATTGGCAATATGATGAATTTTACCCCAAATGGGAGAGGGTGCTTAAGTCATACATTGGTGAGGATGGGTTGGGGGTGCCTATGTTAGATCGGCTCTGGCAACATGTCCTAGCAAGCACCGGCGGTAACCAATCGGACCCCAGCCAATTATACAAGAATGCAGTGGGAAGAGTGGAGATAAAAGCCAGAGCTGTCTatattgaagaagatatcatcaAATGCAGTAATGAAGAATTCCTGCAAGTAATGACAGAGCAAGGTTGTTTCATACTACAAGTAGCCTTGTGCTCTTTGGGTGGTCCAAAACCCTTAGGTTATCCTCCAGATGATCCACTCTTCGGCGAAAAGAGATGGAACAAGGAAGTCATCAGATTTCTTGTGAACAGGTATATTTTTTCTATCAACAATCAAATTTCATTAGTAATCCTTGAGGCGTTGATGAAACAGGGATTCTTCCAAAAGGTACTCAAATCAGGAAAATGGAAGCGACCCAATGACTTGGCAAGGATGGTTTTGTATGATTTCTTGGTAGAACCAATGTTAGAACACCAAGTGAAGAGCCAAGGAAATTATATGATGAGACTTCATGGGCTTTTTCACAAGAGGATGATGAGCCGTCGTTGGCATCAAGAACAACCTATTACTCTTCGCCAAGCTCTTTGGTTGCTATTGACTGGACCAGGCTCCTCCCATGGCCGCGGCGCCAACCATATCGAGGAAGGTGATTACCTTTATACCAACTTCCCCACAGTACGGGGTGCGATGGAGTTGCAAGCAGCGGGAATCAGTTTCAAGagtgaagagggaatgggaacGAGACAGATAAAGTTCAAGAAAACAATGTTAGGGGGTTATCTTTACCTCCCCTGCATCTGCATGGAACCTCATACTATGACATTGTTTCAGAAGGTGATCAATGATGAAGTTGAATTTGAGCTGGATATAAACCGGCGTTCAGTTTCTGCTTATGTAAGTTTAATGAAAGAGCTCATCCGTAGTCGTGACGAAGTCAAAGTTCTTGTCACACAAGGTATCATTGAGGTTGATCCTGAATATGAACAACAATTGCCGGATGCGTTATTGAAGTTGCAGACATCGGAGGTAGGAAACAGCCACCATCTTGTTGCTGTCCGGCGTCAGATTTGTAG GAACAAAAACAAAGCATAG